From Ignavibacteria bacterium, one genomic window encodes:
- the pyrF gene encoding orotidine-5'-phosphate decarboxylase, whose product MIPVTGLCVGLDLDLAKLPAPYQDRPDGLTAFGCDVIDATRHVASCYKLNLAFYEQYGRVGLDAMYAIREHCGKAYVIADAKRGDIGNTSAAYARAVFEDLNADAITVSPYMGRDSVGPFLEAAGRMVYVLALTSNPGSQDFQRLNVEGMPLYERVIRTTLDWPRSADVGFVIGATNAAELADLRSKFPTVPFLIPGLGSQGGDEQQTVAANGGGPAVFNVSRGLLYLDQTEGCMASIRAEAERLNGVLTSRL is encoded by the coding sequence ATGATCCCTGTAACCGGACTCTGCGTCGGGCTTGATCTCGACCTCGCGAAACTGCCCGCCCCCTACCAAGATCGTCCTGACGGACTTACGGCGTTTGGATGTGATGTGATCGATGCCACACGCCATGTAGCATCGTGCTACAAGCTCAACCTTGCGTTCTATGAGCAATATGGACGTGTGGGGCTGGACGCGATGTATGCCATCCGTGAACATTGCGGAAAGGCCTATGTGATCGCTGACGCAAAACGCGGTGATATCGGAAACACCTCGGCGGCGTATGCGCGGGCGGTGTTTGAAGACCTCAATGCCGACGCGATCACCGTGTCGCCGTACATGGGTCGTGATTCTGTTGGACCATTCCTCGAGGCGGCCGGACGTATGGTCTACGTTCTTGCCTTGACGTCGAACCCCGGCTCGCAGGACTTTCAGAGACTCAACGTTGAAGGAATGCCGCTGTATGAGCGGGTGATACGCACAACGCTCGATTGGCCGCGATCGGCCGATGTAGGCTTTGTGATTGGAGCAACGAATGCTGCTGAGCTTGCGGACCTTCGGTCGAAGTTCCCCACAGTACCGTTCCTTATCCCGGGACTTGGGAGTCAGGGCGGCGACGAACAACAGACCGTTGCTGCCAATGGCGGAGGTCCGGCCGTGTTCAATGTATCGCGAGGACTTCTCTATCTGGATCAAACGGAGGGGTGTATGGCCTCCATCCGCGCAGAGGCCGAACGATTGAACGGCGTGCTCACGTCACGTTTATAG